The Thermodesulfovibrionales bacterium DNA window AAAATGAACCTCGCTGCCATGACTCCGAGGGACGAACTCTCTTCAACGACGTACTGTCTCGCCGATCCCGGCAGGGAATATCTCGTTTATCAGACGGAATCCGACACGCCTTTTCATCTGTATCTTAAAGCAGGGGCATACAGGTACGAATGGTTCAATCCAGATAAAGGAACTATCGTCTCGACAGGCTCGTCTATCTTCCCGCAAGACAGGAGCACATCTTTTGCCCCTCCATTTCCTGGAGATGCTGTCCTCTACGTACATGTGCCCGATGACAGATAGATCGGGTCCAGGACTCAAAGTTCTGAGACTTTTTGCAGGAAGTCATTGCTGAAGAGGATATGTCTTGATTTGAGTATCCTGACCTTTCCGTCTCTAAGCCATTTATCGATGATCCTCGTGACGGTCTCGCGGGTTAACCCTGCCATGTTCGCAATCTCCTGATGAGTGAGCTTAAGACTCAGGGTTACACCGTCGTCGGTTTTTTTTCCGTACTCATTGGAGAGTGACAAAAAAAGCATCTTCAATCTTTGGGAGGCGTTATTAAGACTCAGGATCTGTATCTTGTCCCACGATTCCCTCAGCCGGGAACACAAGATATGGAGGAAATTGTCGACCACCCTGCCGTGATCGTAGAGGAGAGAGAAAAAATCTTTCCTCGAAACAAGGGCTATGACGGAATCGTCGATCGCCATTACCGAGGCAGGAACGGTCTTGCCGTCAATGAGGGAAAGTTCTCCAAAGAAGTCGCCTGACCGGTGCATGGCAAGAATTATTTCCTTCCCGTCTTCCGTCGTCTGAACGGCCTTTACTTTTCCGTCGAGGATTATATACATGAATTCATTGGTATCTTCTCCATAGAGAATGGTTTGATTCTTCTTAAATCTCCTTACGACGACCTTCTTCATGATCTTCTGCAGTTCCTCATCCGTCAATGAGGTGAAGAGGATGATCTTCTTCAGGAATTCAATTCTCTCGTCTTCCTTCATGGGTCTGCTCTCTTTCATATGCGGCGATCCGTCA harbors:
- a CDS encoding Crp/Fnr family transcriptional regulator, translating into MKEDERIEFLKKIILFTSLTDEELQKIMKKVVVRRFKKNQTILYGEDTNEFMYIILDGKVKAVQTTEDGKEIILAMHRSGDFFGELSLIDGKTVPASVMAIDDSVIALVSRKDFFSLLYDHGRVVDNFLHILCSRLRESWDKIQILSLNNASQRLKMLFLSLSNEYGKKTDDGVTLSLKLTHQEIANMAGLTRETVTRIIDKWLRDGKVRILKSRHILFSNDFLQKVSEL